DNA sequence from the bacterium genome:
CCCGCCGTTACAGACAAAATGAACCACGCAACCCACCACCGTATCCACCGGATTGGCCGCGATCGTGATCTCGAACGGATCCGTCATATTGCCCGCGGCACCACCGGCCGCGATACGCCCAAAATCCGCCAATGAATCAACCGGCACCACGCTCGATGACGCCGTCCGGACCGTACCCGACACGCTCCCGGCCAGCGTATCCCCGCCGTTCGCTACGGTCAGCGCCACCTGCACCGTCTCGCCGGGCTCCAGTACCCCGTCACCATCACCGCCCAGTGAATCCCCGGTCATATGCCCGGTTAGATGCAGCCACGGCTCATGCGCGCCCTCGACCGGCGGCTTCGTCGTCACCAATAAGGCACGGCCATCCTGAAGCACCGCTGCATGCTTATCATAGAGACCGTTAAAAACATACTGCAATCCGCGCGTCTCGGTCTCATCCTCAATGCCGACCGTGCTGCTATTCACATTGCTGACCGAATCATAAAAATAAAGGAATTCGCCGTCGCCCGTCGGCGTCGGGTAATATGCCGGGTCGCGCAGGATGACCTGAAAGGTCTCCCAGGAATAAAATCCGTATCCCAAAGCCACCTGATAGTATTCCAGGATCCAACGGTGAGACGCTGCGTCATAATACTGGTAAATATCGCCGTGCCCATTGGCCACGGTGCTGGGATCAAGATCGTCCCAGAACGACGCGGAAAGCCTTTTGGGTCGTCCGGGACGAGGGATGGGTCCGTTATCATCAAGCGCATAAGTGGCGGCCCCCAGTTCCACGATACCGTTGGATGATATACCGATGGAATCATAGGTTATGCCGTAGAAGTTAAAAGTAAAAGGCAACGGAATAGTCACCGTGTCTGCGTCCTCATCGGTGATCTCGGGGATAATACTGCCCGGTCCCCCGGTCGGAGCCGCGATCTCGAACCAGTCATAGCCGGGCTCGTTGCCTGAGGCGCTGTCAGTATCGTCATAAATATAGTAACCATAAGGATCAGGACCGGTTCCGCCGCCGTTTTCCTCTCCCGTCGTTATGATCGAAAAATTCCCGCCCCAGGTATCGCCGTAAGCGTCTTTCATAACAATGCTGAAATCGATCGCGTGGGAGTCGGTATGGCTTGATACGTTGCAGATGAACGGGTTCAAGCCGGAAGACAAGTTTCCTCCTGGAATAGTACCGTACATAGATACGCTATCGCCAAGAAAGACCAGCGTGTCGTTGGTCCGCAGATATGCTGCTACGCCCTCGGCGGTGATCGGGCTCATATTGTGAACGGTTGCCCATAAAAGGATCGTCTCTCCCGGATCGACCTGGCCGTCATCATCACCCAGCGAATCATTGATCGTATTATGATCGTACGCAAGGTACGCGCTGTTGCATGCTACTGGTATCTGGCCTTCGTATGGATACAGATTTCTCCCGGTCACGGTTATGTCCATGTGTCCCGTATCAGGAAGGGTAAAATAAAAACTCGCGGATCCATTAATATCGGTATAAGCCGTTTGATATAAAACCGTATCGTATATAATGCAAACATAAGCCGACTCCACGGCTGTGCCTTGCTTGAAGACCTGAACGTTCATGGTATCGTTGATATTGGGAAACAATACGGTATCGTGGACAACGACGATCGGCTTGGGGTTCGACGTCCATATGTTCATCTCCGGATCGCCGATCGTGGTAAACCCGTAAAATTCAGAATAGGATCCGTATGTCTGATATACTCGGATCCTGCCGTTTTCGCATGCCTGCCCAAAAGTGCGGCATTTATTGACAAAAATCCCGTCAAAAAATCCGCGGGCGACCGCGCTCCTCAAGTGCGCCAGATTGTACCCGCTGGTTGTGGTCGCGAAATATCCGGAAGCCCCACGAAGATTTGTCGGCGAGCCGGTAAGGAACCAGCGCTCCGCCGTTGCCGGCGTTCCGCCGGTACCGAGCGTACCGCATGTCGCTGAAACGACTATCGGCAGTTTTTCTCCGTTGGCAAGATTATCCGGGTTTACATTGAAGGGCATGTACCAATTATTGGTCGCGTTACCGCGGTACAAGACAAAATCCCGCCCCTGGTTCGCGGCATTGATGACTGAGTTATAATCATCACCCTGATTTCTTGAAAAAGTATCAACATATACATACCCGTTGGCGACTAAACGATTCGCCACGTACTTAGCGTCGTTCCAGTAGATGGTATCGTAGGCATAATTACCTTCTTCATTGACGATCAGACACGCTTTCTTAAACCAAAGCGAGTCGGTGATAAGGGGTGCCCTTTCATACTTTAACATCTTAGCAACGACGGCCTGGGCTTCGGTCGTGTTGTGAACGGTCAAACGGCCGGACAGTATCTCATTATAGATATCGCCGTCCATGTTCGTGTAGTAATTGTCGGTGTAAACGCCGCCCACTTGCGGGAACGGCAGATAATTGGGGGCGCCCACGAGCAGCAGATATTCGGGTTTGACCTGCCAGTTGTTGTACGCGTTGACAATGTAGTTTTTGATCGCGGTCGAAGTCGATCCAATCGCCGAGAGCTTGACGACCTTGGTCCTCATTCCCTTTTTATGCTTCCATTGCGCCAGCGGCAGGATCGCGTCGTAGTAATTATCATGGGTGATGATCAGGTACCTGGCACCCAAGTCTTGGCTGATCGACAGTCCGCAAAGAAAAGCGATGCTTAAAAGCAGTTTCTTCATCGATTAATCATTAACCTTTATAGTTAATTAATATTATCAATATTTTAATCCAATTGAGACTTAAGTCAAGAGGCAATATTACAAGGAGAAAAGATAGAAGTTAGGAAGATAAGAAGTTATGAGGCTACGATTTTTTATCCTTCCATGAATTCAGCTCTTCACAACTTCATATCCTCTTAACTTCATCGTTCAGCGAAGCAGAACGGCCTTTTCCGTCCACTTCTCCTCGCCCGTTTCCAGTCTAACGAAATAAACGCCAGCGGGGACGTTTCTACCGATTTCATCGGTACCATCCCACTGGATGGAAGCAGGTAGTAAGTAGTCAGTAGCAGGTAGATTAAAAGACTTTATTAACCTACCAGCAGCATCATAGATCTTCAATA
Encoded proteins:
- a CDS encoding C25 family cysteine peptidase, whose translation is MKKLLLSIAFLCGLSISQDLGARYLIITHDNYYDAILPLAQWKHKKGMRTKVVKLSAIGSTSTAIKNYIVNAYNNWQVKPEYLLLVGAPNYLPFPQVGGVYTDNYYTNMDGDIYNEILSGRLTVHNTTEAQAVVAKMLKYERAPLITDSLWFKKACLIVNEEGNYAYDTIYWNDAKYVANRLVANGYVYVDTFSRNQGDDYNSVINAANQGRDFVLYRGNATNNWYMPFNVNPDNLANGEKLPIVVSATCGTLGTGGTPATAERWFLTGSPTNLRGASGYFATTTSGYNLAHLRSAVARGFFDGIFVNKCRTFGQACENGRIRVYQTYGSYSEFYGFTTIGDPEMNIWTSNPKPIVVVHDTVLFPNINDTMNVQVFKQGTAVESAYVCIIYDTVLYQTAYTDINGSASFYFTLPDTGHMDITVTGRNLYPYEGQIPVACNSAYLAYDHNTINDSLGDDDGQVDPGETILLWATVHNMSPITAEGVAAYLRTNDTLVFLGDSVSMYGTIPGGNLSSGLNPFICNVSSHTDSHAIDFSIVMKDAYGDTWGGNFSIITTGEENGGGTGPDPYGYYIYDDTDSASGNEPGYDWFEIAAPTGGPGSIIPEITDEDADTVTIPLPFTFNFYGITYDSIGISSNGIVELGAATYALDDNGPIPRPGRPKRLSASFWDDLDPSTVANGHGDIYQYYDAASHRWILEYYQVALGYGFYSWETFQVILRDPAYYPTPTGDGEFLYFYDSVSNVNSSTVGIEDETETRGLQYVFNGLYDKHAAVLQDGRALLVTTKPPVEGAHEPWLHLTGHMTGDSLGGDGDGVLEPGETVQVALTVANGGDTLAGSVSGTVRTASSSVVPVDSLADFGRIAAGGAAGNMTDPFEITIAANPVDTVVGCVVHFVCNGG